Part of the Gordonia crocea genome is shown below.
GCCGATCTGCGCAAGGTGCAGGGCGACATCCTCGTCATGCAGAAGAACATCTTCTCCGACCTCATGCCGATGCACCGCGCCTACGTCGTCGGCGGACTGCCCGCGCTGACCGAGATGCAGCGGGCAGGGCTGTTCTCCGAGGAGATCCTGGCCGCCTGGACCGGTATCGCCGGCCGGACCTCGGCCGGGGTCGCCGCCGGCAACGCCCGCCTGCTCCGTCGTGAACAGGGCGAGGTCATCAAGAAGCAGTGGGATGCGACCCGCGCCTACCGCGGCGACGTCGGCGAGGCGATGACGTATGCAAGCACCGCGGCCGGCACCCCGTCGGTTGCCGGAGTCGTGCCGATGCGGTCCTTCCGGCCCATCGAGGTCGAGGGCACGACGCCGGACGGCCGGACGGCAGTCCTCACGGTCCCCCTCCCGAGCTGGAACTGGTCGGTCTTCGAGGACCGCTGGATCTACATCGAGGCCCAGTTGCTGCCCAAATACCGGTTCCAGGTGGAGCACCGGTGGCCGCAGCTGCGCCGCGAACTGTTGCTGCCCTACGACCAGCAGCTCGAATCGCACCGCCCGATCTGGAACCTGTTGCCGACGATGCAGTCGGCCCTGCAAACCCTCGAGGTGAGACTGAAATGATCCGCAGCACCGTCACCGCGTTCGCCGCGGCCACCGCCGGAATCCTCGCGCTGGGCGTGCTCGCCGCCCCGGCGACCGCCGCCCCGCACACGCCCCCCAACCGCACCCCGCAGTTGGGTGAGGTGTTCAACGGCTACGTCGTCGGCACCTTCGGCAGCGGCCGGTTGGCCGGGCCGGGCGAGATCTTTGCACCGCTGGTCTCGGGCGACCCGTTCTACGCCGAGCCGCGGCTGACCGGCACGGAGAAGCCGGGCACCCTGCTCAAGGCCAAGAAGGTGGCCGTCCAGTTCACCGGCTTCCGGCCGGGGAACGTCGACGCCTACAAGCTGATGTACGTGACGACGGGGTTGCGGGGCGCGCCCGAGATCAGCACCGGGATCGTCATGATCCCCCGCGACGGGAAGCGCAACGACCAGCGCAAGGTGATCGGCTACCAGTTCGCCAACGACAGCGTCGGCGCCTACTGCCACCCGTCGACCATGTGGACCGGCGGCGACCCGATGGACGGCGCGTCGTGGTCGGCGCTGGGCCCCCTGGCCCAGATGTTCGGCAAGGGCTATGCCGTTGCCATCAGCGACGTCGGCAACGACGGCGACCGCCGGCCGCACGGCGTCTTCGCCGGCAAGTTCGCGGGCAACGCTATGTCGGACATGCTGCGCGCCACTCTCGGCTACGCGCGGCTGGGGCTGAACCCGAAGGCGCCGGTGGGGTTGTTCGGCATCGCCGGCGGCGGTGTCGGCGCGGCCTTTGCCGCAGAGAACGCGGCGGATTACGCGCCGGACCTCGACATCCGTTCGACTGTGCTCGAGGGCATGGTGGTCAACCAGCGCAACTTCATCCGCACCGCGAGCGGCTCGGTCGGTTCCGGCTTCGCCTTCGCCACGCTGCTCGGCTTGGAGCCGAAGTACCCCGAGATGAAGATCGACGATCATCTGAACCCGGCGGGCAAGGCGTTGGCCGACGTGTACCGCACCCAGTGCCAGACGCCCGCGTACTTCACACTGCCCTACGTGCCGCTGCAGGCGCTGTTCACCGGCAACCGGCATCCCGCCGACATCAAGGCCTTCCAGCGCGTCTACCGGGACAACCTGCTGGGTCGAAAGGCGCCGGCCTCGCGGGTTCTGATCGCCTCGTGTGCAGCCGACGACTCGCCGATGTCGCTGGTGCCGGCGGCGGATTCCCGACGCCTGGCCCGCAGCTACCGCTCACGCGGGACGAAGGTGGCCTACCACCCGACCGACTGCAGCATGGTCAAGATGCTCACCGACATGTACGGCTGGGGCACCGATCTGTTCGGGATGCAGACGATCGACTGGCTGGACTGGTCGTTGCGCGCGCCGCGCTGACGCTGCGCCTAGACTGGCGCAGGTGCCCGCCCGACCGAAGATCACCGACGACGAGCGCCGGGCCCGGCAGTGGCATCGGCAGTTCCTGGACCGGCACGACGGCGTGTCCAGGGTTGACGAGTTGGCCGACTCCCTCGTCGCGCTGCACGCGACCACCCCGTCGACGGTCTTCCTGTCGGCGTGGGCCCGGGCCCCGCACCTGCGGGTGCCGCACATCGAGGCCGCGCTCTACGAGGACCGCAGCGTCGTCAAGCACCTCGGGATGCGCCGGACGCTGTTTGTGACCTCCCAGCCCGTCCTCGACGACGTGCTGGGCGCGGTGAGCGGTCGGGTGAGTTCCTCCGAACGCACCAACATGCTGCGCGACCTGCGCCGCAGCCCCGACGTCGACGACCCGGAGGCGTGGATCGACGCCGCCGCTGCGGCGGCCCTGGCCGCGCTGGAGTCCGGCGGCCCGCGCACGACCGCGCAACTGCGCGACGAGGTGCCCCTGCTCGGGCAGGCGGTGCACGTCGCGCCGGACAAGTCGTGGGGCGGCGCCGTGCAGATGGCG
Proteins encoded:
- a CDS encoding lipase family protein — its product is MIRSTVTAFAAATAGILALGVLAAPATAAPHTPPNRTPQLGEVFNGYVVGTFGSGRLAGPGEIFAPLVSGDPFYAEPRLTGTEKPGTLLKAKKVAVQFTGFRPGNVDAYKLMYVTTGLRGAPEISTGIVMIPRDGKRNDQRKVIGYQFANDSVGAYCHPSTMWTGGDPMDGASWSALGPLAQMFGKGYAVAISDVGNDGDRRPHGVFAGKFAGNAMSDMLRATLGYARLGLNPKAPVGLFGIAGGGVGAAFAAENAADYAPDLDIRSTVLEGMVVNQRNFIRTASGSVGSGFAFATLLGLEPKYPEMKIDDHLNPAGKALADVYRTQCQTPAYFTLPYVPLQALFTGNRHPADIKAFQRVYRDNLLGRKAPASRVLIASCAADDSPMSLVPAADSRRLARSYRSRGTKVAYHPTDCSMVKMLTDMYGWGTDLFGMQTIDWLDWSLRAPR